A segment of the uncultured Fibrobacter sp. genome:
CCGCCAACAACCCCGAGGTTGACTTCGTGGAAGTCGAATGCCCCGATGCTTTGATGGCCAAGTACAAATAGAATCAAATCAAGAACTTTAGCGAAAACCGTCGGGAAACCGGCGGTTTTTTGTTAAATTAAATAGATAACTTAGTCGGCCCCTCGGCATGGTTTGCTTCGACAGGCTCAGCACAGGCTTAAGCTCACCAACCGAGCTTAGGGACCTTTATAAAATTGGAGTTTATATGTTTGGGAAAAAAATGATTGGATTTGCGGCCGTCGCGGCCCTCGTGGGAGGACTCGCGATTGAAACCTTCGCCACAAACGTGGCCTGCGTAGGCAATAGCATCACTGAAGGCTACGGAATCGACTGGGGCGAAAAGAAATACCCCGACCACCTGCAGGAACTTTTACAGCCGGGAGACTCCGCCGCAAACTTCGGCACCTCGGGTAAGATGTTCTACAAGGAAAGCGGAGAGTCTTACTGGGTGCAGGGCAAGATCAAGGAAGCTCTCGCCTTCCCCGCAGACATCGTGGTGATTGAACTCGGCACGAACGACAGCAAGCTTTTCTACTACACCTACTACAACGTGACCGTAGACATGCTGAAACCCTCTTACGAGGACCTGCTCGACACGTTTGCGCACCTCCCCACCCATCCCGAAATTTACGCCACGCTGCAGCCCTATTCCAACAACGAGAGCTGGGGAATCATGGACAGCACGATCGTCAAGTACATCAACCCGCTCATCAAGGAAACAGCGATAGAGAAGGGCGTGAACATCATCGACCTGCATTCGCTTTTCCAGACGCCCGAATGGTTCCTGGATGACAGCGTGCACCCGAACGCGACCGGCGCTCAGGAACTCGCAAAAATCGTGAACAAGTACATTACACTCGCAAAGCCTACACTCAAGCAGGAACAGGCGACACTGCAGGTGAACGGTGACAGCTTCGGAGTCCGCTGGTACAAGGATGGCAAGCTGATTGAAGGCGCCGCGGACAAGCCGCTTGCACTCACCGAAACGGGTACATACAGGGCTCTCGTAAAAGTGGAAAGCGACAACGATTCGTGGATCCTGAGCGAGGAATTCGAGGTGAAGGACCTAAGCTCCGACCCCACAGGAATCAAACCCACAAGGCAGACTTCACAGCCGAAAACGCGGAAACTCCACCACAAAGTGGACGTGAAAGGGCGAGTCGTAGACGGTAAAAAGAGTTACTAGATACGCCCTACGGGCTAGTTTATAGTTACTAGAGATCTTTCGACTTCGGCACATCGTGCCTTCGCTCAGGATGACAATATTGTCTAGCAACTAGCGAAGCGTGACCTAGAACCCAGAACTAGGGCGGGTGGCGAGGCGATCGTCCAGGAATCTAAACATTGCCTGGTAGGCGTTATCGCGGGCGGGCCTATGCGAAAGGAAAAGGTCGTGCAGGCCACCCTCGATTTCTACAATCTGCGTATGGGGGCCGAGGTTCTGCCCGTATTCGTGGATATGCTCCACATCCAGCACTCCGTCGCAATAGGTGTATTCCTCGCTCCAGTCGTCGTCGCGGTAACTGCAGCCGCTGTGCATCACCAGAATCGGGGAAGTAAGCTTTAAGCCCTGCTGTACGCGGACGTGCCCCTGGTGAATCGCATGGAGCCAGCCGAGATCGATCGGAAGACTTCCCGGAACCTTGAGCTTACGGTCGTATTCCCATTCCCCGCTTTCGGACTTGTAAAGGCTCTTGTCATAGTTCAGGTTATAGCTTCGAGGAATCCCTACACTGGGGAACATGCTCCCTAGAATAGAAAGCGCGGGTACCGCCAAACGACGCACCGGCCACACATAGTTCATTTCGAAAAAAGGACTGTTAAGGACTACCGCTGCAATGCCCGCACCGTTTCCACGATCCGTTGCATATAGGCAAGAAATCAACCCGCCCGTACTGTGGCCAATCAACACAAGCGGAACGGAATCCCCTTCCGCAAGGCGGATCATGGCTATAGCGGAATCCAGCTCGGCATAGTATTCCGAAATGTCGCGGAGTTCCCCAGCCGTTTCGCCAGAGCGCAAGGAACGCCCATACTTGTGCAAGTCAATGGCATAAAAGGAATAACCCGCAGAATCTAGCTTTTGGGCAAGCTCTGCCTGAAAGAAATAGTCGTTGAACCCGTGTATATACAGAACAGACGCCCTCGGGGAAGAAACGGCTAGAGAATCCCCCATGGACGTATCCGCTTTACGGCTTACGGAGCCATACGGATAATGCACCAACGTCGCATGAAATTTCGCACTATCGCCCGCATCGTACGAATACGCCATAAACGGGAGCCCCAAAAAAGGGTCCGGAACAGGGATCGCCCCTGCAAACACCGATGCAACCATGGCGATATAGAAAATAATGGCGAACTTCATAATCTTGGATAATATAATTTATTCTAAAGCCACGGAAATTTACTTTTTTCGCACATTTGTAAAAAACAAAAGACGCCAACTATAGTTGGCTTGATTTTAAATAGCGGTTTTTAACATTACTGCTATGTTCGACGATGAAGACCATAAAAGAGCCATAAAGGATTTTATAGCCTATTTACGGACCATCACGACTCAAAAGAACCTCGCCTTCTTTAGCGATGTCTCAAGGGAGTACGTTAGAAGTTTGGGAAAAGGGGAAGGGATTCCCTCTGTCAAGGTATTTTTCGGCCTCATCGAAGCAGCGGGTCTCAACATTATCGAAGGCACACAGAAATATCTGGAAATCCTGCAAAGCCAGCACCTTGCGCAAGTTGCCGAAAAAGGTGTCGCCCTGAACTACATTCACAAGACCAAAAGGGCCAAGTCCCTATAACCTAGAAGAAGTTCACGTTGAACCAACCCATCTTGCCGTCAGAAGACAAGGCCATTCCGCAAGCGACCTTGGTAGCACCCGCATTTTTCATGTTCAGGTAATGCCCGATATAGGGATAGTCTTCACTCTTGTCCGGATCCCGTTTACCGCTCGTCACAAGCGCCTTTTCGTCTTCCCACATCATCTTGAGATAATATTCGGTAACGGCGGACGCATCCTTTAGCCACGAGGTTCCAAAGTTCGGACCGGAATTCTGCGCAAACTCGCCGCACGACTTGAAATGCCCATGGGCGGAATTTTCAGCAAGGTCGTCTGCAGCCTGCTTGTCGGTACAGGTCTGCTTTTCTTCGGAAGCAAGCGCCAGAGGCTTCAGGTTCTCGGTTGCACGATACTCGTTAATGATAGCAAGGCAGTTTTCGCGCCAGCCCTCGGTAAAGAAGGGATCGTCCGATGCCGTAGGGAGAACTCCATCGGAACTTTCAGAGGATGTTCCAGAAGATTCGCCCGAGCAAGCGGAAAGCAAAACGACAAGTGCGCAGGACATTATTGTTGGACTTGCAAGCCATTTAAACATTGAAAGACTCCTTTTATGGGGGAAAAATACCTTCAGCTACCTGATGAATACTTTCTGCACCTGATCGCCGATACTTACCAGATAGCCGCCCGCCTGGGATAGCGTCAAGCCAAAGTTCTGAGAATGGGCACGGCCCCTAGCGATGATACGCCCCTGCATATCGAACACAGCGTAGGCGGCCCCCACGGGAGCGTAAGCCACCCGAATTTCGCGACCGACCGCGGAAAGCGTAAATTGCGGATTCCGTGCAATTTCAGACAAAGTTTCTGTACATTT
Coding sequences within it:
- a CDS encoding GDSL-type esterase/lipase family protein, which encodes MFGKKMIGFAAVAALVGGLAIETFATNVACVGNSITEGYGIDWGEKKYPDHLQELLQPGDSAANFGTSGKMFYKESGESYWVQGKIKEALAFPADIVVIELGTNDSKLFYYTYYNVTVDMLKPSYEDLLDTFAHLPTHPEIYATLQPYSNNESWGIMDSTIVKYINPLIKETAIEKGVNIIDLHSLFQTPEWFLDDSVHPNATGAQELAKIVNKYITLAKPTLKQEQATLQVNGDSFGVRWYKDGKLIEGAADKPLALTETGTYRALVKVESDNDSWILSEEFEVKDLSSDPTGIKPTRQTSQPKTRKLHHKVDVKGRVVDGKKSY
- a CDS encoding CAP domain-containing protein, translating into MFKWLASPTIMSCALVVLLSACSGESSGTSSESSDGVLPTASDDPFFTEGWRENCLAIINEYRATENLKPLALASEEKQTCTDKQAADDLAENSAHGHFKSCGEFAQNSGPNFGTSWLKDASAVTEYYLKMMWEDEKALVTSGKRDPDKSEDYPYIGHYLNMKNAGATKVACGMALSSDGKMGWFNVNFF
- a CDS encoding alpha/beta hydrolase, with translation MKFAIIFYIAMVASVFAGAIPVPDPFLGLPFMAYSYDAGDSAKFHATLVHYPYGSVSRKADTSMGDSLAVSSPRASVLYIHGFNDYFFQAELAQKLDSAGYSFYAIDLHKYGRSLRSGETAGELRDISEYYAELDSAIAMIRLAEGDSVPLVLIGHSTGGLISCLYATDRGNGAGIAAVVLNSPFFEMNYVWPVRRLAVPALSILGSMFPSVGIPRSYNLNYDKSLYKSESGEWEYDRKLKVPGSLPIDLGWLHAIHQGHVRVQQGLKLTSPILVMHSGCSYRDDDWSEEYTYCDGVLDVEHIHEYGQNLGPHTQIVEIEGGLHDLFLSHRPARDNAYQAMFRFLDDRLATRPSSGF